The Euphorbia lathyris chromosome 3, ddEupLath1.1, whole genome shotgun sequence genome contains a region encoding:
- the LOC136223445 gene encoding gibberellin 3-beta-dioxygenase 1-like, with the protein MPSRLTDAFKSQPDPVLPPHTKLLDFTSLEEVPDSYKWSQFDDNHQSPVAKTDDSVPVIDLSDPNAPKAISHACKTWGIFQVINHGVPLNLLHDIEFVSSTLFSLPAHQKLKAERSPDGISGYGRAKISNFFSKFMWSEGFTIVGSPFDHFRLLWPQDHAQFCNIIEEYQTEMQKLAARLMWSMLSPLGITMEDLKWAGPNGDFPDASAALQLNYYPACPDPDKAMGLAAHTDSTLLTILSQNSTSGLQVFKEETGWVTVPPVSGGLIINVGDLLQVLSNGLYTSVCHRAMVNRTKLRLSMAYLYGPPSNVSISPLMKLLGPTQPPLYRSVTWTEYLSIRAKLFKDALASLRI; encoded by the exons ATGCCTTCTAGATTAACAGACGCTTTCAAGTCCCAGCCTGACCCTGTCCTTCCTCCCCACACCAAGCTCCTTGACTTTACCTCTCTTGAGGAAGTCCCTGACTCCTATAAATGGTCTCAATTTGACGACAACCACCAATCCCCCGTCGCTAAAACTGACGATTCGGTTCCTGTTATCGATCTTTCGGACCCCAATGCTCCTAAAGCTATATCTCATGCATGCAAGACCTGGGGTATTTTTCAAGTCATTAACCATGGTGTCCCTCTTAATCTCCTTCACGACATTGAGTTTGTCAGTAGTACTCTTTTCTCTTTACCTGCTCATCAAAAACTCAAAGCTGAAAGATCTCCTGATGGAATTTCTGGCTATGGTAGAGCTAAAATTTCAAACTTTTTTTCTAAATTCATGTGGTCTGAGGGTTTCACCATTGTTGGATCTCCATTTGACCACTTTCGCCTTCTCTGGCCTCAAGATCATGCTCAATTCTG CAATATAATTGAAGAATACCAGACAGAGATGCAAAAATTAGCAGCCAGATTGATGTGGTCAATGTTAAGCCCATTGGGTATAACCATGGAGGATCTCAAATGGGCCGGCCCAAATGGGGATTTTCCAGATGCTTCAGCAGCTTTACAATTGAATTACTATCCGGCTTGCCCCGACCCGGATAAGGCTATGGGTCTTGCTGCTCATACTGATTCTACACTGCTCACTATTCTCTCGCAAAACAGTACAAGCGGTTTGCAGGTTTTCAAAGAAGAAACCGGGTGGGTTACCGTTCCGCCGGTTTCGGGTGGGCTTATAATCAATGTAGGAGATCTTTTGCAGGTTTTATCAAACGGGTTATACACCAGTGTTTGTCACCGGGCGATGGTTAATCGGACCAAACTTCGACTATCAATGGCTTATTTATATGGACCTCCGTCAAATGTCTCGATATCACCGTTAATGAAACTACTCGGCCCAACTCAACCACCTCTATACCGGTCGGTGACTTGGACTGAGTACCTTAGTATTAGAGCTAAGCTTTTTAAGGATGCATTGGCATCTCTTAGGATATAA